A window of Anaerolineales bacterium genomic DNA:
CCGGTGAGCTGGGCGGCCTGCAGGTAGGATGGATCCACCCCATCACTCGAACCACAATACACACTCACCCTGTCAAGCATCGCGGGGACCTCCCCCTCGACTGACCCCTGCCGCCTCTAGTCGGTCCAGCTGGACTGCCGCAGCCCGCTTCGCAAGTTCTCCGCCACAGCCTGCAGCTCCTCGCGCGAAGGCGTGCCGCTGCCGCCCGCCCGGCGTCGAAAGCCGAACCCGTCCCCATCATGGCGCGGAATGATGTGCAGATGCGTGTGAAAGATGGTCTGGCCGGCGGCCTGGCCATCGGCCAGAAGGAGGTTCACCCCTTCGCAGCGCAGCCCGCTCCGGCGCATGGACTGGGCGATCCGCCGTCCTACAACAAACAGCTGACCGGCGTATTCGTCCTCCAGGTGTCGCAGATCGGGCACATGGGTGTTG
This region includes:
- a CDS encoding HIT family protein, whose translation is GGKPNAGRMVESHLQVGPRAAGREAAANGTPVTLDAACIFCRIVAGQAEASLVYRDDSVTGFMDIYPVTPGHVLLVPNTHVPDLRHLEDEYAGQLFVVGRRIAQSMRRSGLRCEGVNLLLADGQAAGQTIFHTHLHIIPRHDGDGFGFRRRAGGSGTPSREELQAVAENLRSGLRQSSWTD